A genomic stretch from Candidatus Methylacidiphilales bacterium includes:
- the purN gene encoding phosphoribosylglycinamide formyltransferase translates to MKPLLRLGVLGSGKGSNFLAIHEAIQAGKLHAEIRLVVSDREDAGIVEHARRLGYPIWVLPLSRYKTRLEPELEGELVERLREAGCEWVILAGYMRVVKAPLLEAYRGRILNIHPSLLPDFKGLEAWKQALAAGVKKTGCTVHYVDESLDGGEILAQREVPVWPDDTPEELHRRIQEAEHILYPEVLEKLWQKEHGLTLD, encoded by the coding sequence ATGAAGCCACTGTTGCGTTTGGGGGTGCTGGGCTCGGGGAAGGGGAGTAATTTTTTAGCCATCCATGAGGCTATACAAGCGGGGAAGCTGCATGCCGAGATTCGATTGGTAGTGAGTGATCGAGAGGATGCTGGGATAGTCGAGCATGCACGTCGGTTGGGTTACCCGATTTGGGTTTTGCCTTTGAGTCGCTACAAGACGCGATTAGAGCCGGAACTTGAGGGGGAACTTGTGGAGCGCTTGCGTGAAGCGGGATGTGAATGGGTGATTCTTGCTGGGTATATGCGGGTGGTGAAAGCACCGCTTTTGGAGGCATATAGAGGAAGGATTTTAAATATACATCCCTCGCTTTTACCGGATTTCAAAGGGCTAGAGGCTTGGAAACAGGCATTGGCAGCAGGTGTGAAAAAGACGGGTTGCACGGTGCACTATGTGGATGAGTCTCTTGATGGCGGCGAAATATTAGCCCAACGAGAAGTCCCCGTCTGGCCAGATGATACGCCTGAGGAACTTCATAGGCGAATACAAGAAGCAGAACATATCTTGTATCCAGAGGTGCTTGAGAAACTGTGGCAGAAAGAGCATGGACTAACTTTAGATTGA
- a CDS encoding PHP domain-containing protein: MKLNIDLHCHSRFSADGVADPEEMVQVAKERGLQGFAITDHNTCACVDYFLQLGLMREDGLPVDNFLIIPGQEITTSAGHLLALGVRLPDLKGIDPSEAVKIIHEHGGLAIPPHPYDYFRAGIREATLQAIRWDAIEVFNAATTFRHCNRRAYEFALGAHLPMTAGSDAHHAEMIGIAYTILDADEFSVNGVLRAIQKGPERMERYLRKRDALRKTWRNLFRKSYAKKVKQSSSKNLLHKSD, translated from the coding sequence ATGAAGCTTAACATCGACCTTCACTGCCACTCACGCTTCTCAGCGGATGGAGTGGCAGATCCAGAGGAAATGGTGCAGGTCGCTAAAGAGCGTGGTCTGCAAGGATTTGCTATTACAGATCACAACACGTGTGCCTGTGTCGATTATTTCCTGCAGCTTGGATTGATGCGGGAAGACGGATTGCCAGTCGATAACTTTCTTATCATTCCTGGACAAGAGATTACCACGAGTGCTGGTCATCTTTTGGCTCTTGGAGTGCGACTTCCTGACTTAAAGGGGATTGATCCGAGTGAAGCGGTGAAGATTATCCATGAACATGGAGGTTTAGCGATACCGCCGCATCCGTATGATTATTTTAGAGCGGGGATTCGAGAGGCCACGCTGCAAGCGATACGCTGGGATGCTATAGAGGTCTTCAACGCGGCCACTACCTTTCGCCATTGTAACCGCCGAGCCTACGAATTTGCCTTAGGCGCACATCTTCCAATGACGGCTGGTAGCGACGCACATCATGCCGAGATGATAGGGATTGCTTATACAATTCTCGATGCGGATGAATTCTCGGTAAATGGGGTTCTGCGAGCGATTCAAAAAGGACCGGAGCGGATGGAACGTTATCTTCGTAAACGTGACGCCTTGCGTAAGACGTGGCGCAATCTTTTCAGGAAAAGTTACGCTAAAAAAGTGAAACAAAGCTCGTCAAAAAATCTCCTGCACAAAAGTGACTAA
- the trpE gene encoding anthranilate synthase component I, whose protein sequence is MSEITPTIGEFNHWAEQGNVIPIQKTLAADWITPLAAYEKLAKDNRYAFILESVERGHRFARYSIIGAGPCVVMMARDGIEEWIWADGRCERREVKDPLRSLEGHMRRYVIPKGMPSLPFFCGGAIGFLAYEAGCVFEPVVPRAREDDLGVPDFYFIICDEVVVFDHEKHVIHIVVNVHLSAERDFSRVYTDAVGRIGIIESVLCEAHEINPIPMGLVGEAIESSVNMTRDYYCQMVARMQRYIEAGDIFQVVPSQRWCVAYDHDPILLYRALRAINPSPYMFCLKFDSLALVGSSPEVHVRCVQGRATIRPIAGTRPRHEDAERDRAIAEELLADEKERAEHLMLVDLARNDLGRVCRYDTVHVTDFMVIERYSHVMHIVSNVEGRLREDVTPYDVLRATFPAGTVTGAPKIRAMQIIAENEPTCRGTYAGAVGYFSYAGNLDSCIAIRTWLIKDGKAYLQAGGGLVADSTPEGEYLESCNKAQAGLKAMSWAVALSKRKIRAGSIVQ, encoded by the coding sequence ATGAGTGAAATTACGCCGACGATAGGAGAATTTAATCATTGGGCGGAACAGGGGAATGTTATTCCAATTCAGAAGACTTTAGCGGCGGATTGGATTACGCCTTTGGCTGCTTATGAAAAGCTGGCAAAGGATAATCGTTATGCTTTTATTCTGGAGAGTGTAGAGAGGGGGCATCGCTTTGCGCGGTATTCGATCATTGGAGCTGGCCCTTGTGTGGTGATGATGGCGCGTGATGGGATCGAAGAGTGGATTTGGGCGGATGGCAGATGCGAACGCAGGGAGGTGAAAGACCCGTTGAGATCGCTTGAGGGGCACATGCGGCGGTATGTTATACCGAAGGGGATGCCGTCGTTGCCTTTTTTTTGCGGAGGTGCGATAGGCTTTTTGGCATACGAAGCGGGATGTGTGTTTGAGCCGGTGGTGCCGCGGGCGAGGGAAGACGACTTAGGGGTTCCTGATTTTTATTTTATTATATGTGACGAGGTTGTTGTTTTTGACCACGAGAAGCATGTGATCCATATTGTGGTAAACGTTCATCTCAGCGCTGAAAGAGATTTCTCAAGGGTCTATACGGATGCGGTAGGGAGGATAGGCATTATCGAAAGTGTCTTGTGTGAAGCGCATGAGATTAATCCCATACCGATGGGATTAGTGGGGGAAGCAATCGAGAGTAGCGTGAATATGACACGGGACTATTACTGCCAGATGGTGGCGCGTATGCAGCGGTATATCGAGGCCGGTGATATTTTCCAAGTGGTGCCATCTCAGCGTTGGTGTGTAGCGTATGATCATGATCCTATTCTTCTGTATCGTGCGCTTCGTGCGATTAATCCATCTCCGTATATGTTTTGTTTGAAGTTCGATAGTCTAGCTTTGGTGGGGTCATCTCCGGAAGTGCACGTCCGATGTGTGCAGGGGCGAGCAACGATTCGCCCGATAGCTGGCACACGGCCGCGACATGAGGATGCAGAGAGAGATCGAGCGATAGCAGAGGAGCTTTTGGCGGATGAAAAGGAACGCGCAGAGCATTTGATGTTGGTAGATCTTGCGCGGAATGATTTAGGAAGGGTTTGCAGGTATGATACGGTGCATGTGACTGATTTTATGGTGATCGAGCGGTATTCGCATGTGATGCATATTGTTTCGAATGTGGAAGGAAGGTTGCGGGAGGATGTGACGCCGTATGACGTGTTGAGAGCGACTTTTCCGGCTGGGACAGTGACGGGAGCACCGAAAATTCGAGCCATGCAAATCATCGCTGAGAATGAACCGACGTGCCGAGGCACATATGCAGGAGCAGTAGGATACTTTAGTTATGCTGGTAACTTAGACTCTTGCATTGCTATCCGAACGTGGTTGATCAAGGATGGGAAGGCTTATTTGCAAGCTGGAGGCGGATTGGTGGCAGATTCAACACCGGAAGGTGAATATCTAGAGAGCTGCAATAAAGCGCAGGCAGGGCTTAAAGCCATGTCATGGGCAGTTGCTTTAAGCAAACGCAAGATTCGAGCAGGTTCCATAGTCCAATGA
- a CDS encoding aminodeoxychorismate/anthranilate synthase component II: protein MSGQNSTFLIIDNYDSFTYNLVQYLGELGATVIVKRNDAISVAEIRKMNPVGIVISPGPKRPEDAGVCNEVIAELGQRIPILGVCLGHQCIGHVFGGEIVRAPRLMHGKTSLILHQGESVFAGLPSPFAATRYHSLIVRKETLPECLKITATADTPDQEIMGLMHKEWPIHGVQFHPESILTEHGKDLLKNFMKIASAT, encoded by the coding sequence ATGAGCGGCCAAAATTCTACATTTCTAATCATCGATAACTACGACTCATTCACCTATAACCTTGTTCAATACTTAGGTGAGCTGGGAGCGACAGTCATCGTCAAGCGCAATGATGCTATTTCGGTTGCGGAGATCCGAAAGATGAATCCGGTTGGGATCGTGATCTCTCCAGGGCCGAAGCGTCCAGAAGATGCGGGTGTTTGCAACGAGGTTATTGCGGAGCTAGGCCAGCGAATTCCTATTCTTGGGGTGTGTCTTGGCCATCAATGTATAGGACATGTCTTTGGTGGTGAAATTGTGCGAGCGCCGCGATTGATGCATGGAAAGACGTCGCTGATTTTACATCAAGGAGAAAGTGTGTTTGCGGGTCTTCCTTCACCTTTTGCTGCGACGCGTTATCATTCGTTGATCGTGCGGAAAGAGACACTGCCGGAATGCTTGAAAATAACGGCGACGGCGGACACTCCCGACCAAGAAATAATGGGCTTGATGCATAAAGAGTGGCCGATACACGGAGTGCAGTTTCATCCCGAAAGCATTCTCACCGAGCACGGAAAAGATTTATTAAAAAACTTTATGAAAATAGCATCGGCAACATAA
- a CDS encoding tetratricopeptide repeat protein, which translates to MQAKTEAQLNSTNAQLLQRIRIAKQAQNYDYAIALYQNILATEPEFIEGRRELRALCIAKYKTLSPLTRQMNSVKVSALLVKAAAEAKRNPKEALKTLEEALALEPHNQRANSLLAEIGIQEGLKEMTALAYETLRDAKPNDTDNLYKLALTYKDLGELEKARMTLERLVQIDPTNGEALSLLKNVTASITSKSGGWEQAQDYRSLIKDQEQAALLEQASKVVKSEEAILEQINTLYARLQAEPNNIPIAKQIAQLCRQRGDLTTALEWYRYAYELSGRADPVIEKAISDIELEMIDEQLKTLSGEQSAEREALLQRKAQLHLEQCRQRVAKYPNDNQFRFELGEALYRAGQYREALRELQLGMRQPSVRLRAMNLIGQAYHHLGMNDLAVKQLQTAADEIPIMDDLKKEILYNLAQVLFSLGQKDAAIERLKLIYEVDMSYRDVADLVEKSYQQS; encoded by the coding sequence ATGCAAGCCAAGACGGAAGCACAACTTAACAGCACTAACGCGCAACTGTTGCAGCGCATCCGCATTGCAAAGCAGGCACAAAATTATGATTATGCCATAGCTCTATATCAAAACATATTGGCCACTGAACCTGAATTTATCGAAGGCCGCAGAGAGCTACGTGCATTGTGTATTGCTAAGTATAAGACCCTCAGTCCTCTTACGCGGCAGATGAATAGCGTAAAGGTGAGCGCGCTTCTCGTGAAAGCTGCCGCAGAAGCCAAAAGAAATCCAAAAGAAGCATTAAAAACATTGGAAGAGGCTTTGGCTCTCGAGCCGCATAATCAAAGGGCGAATTCGTTGCTTGCGGAAATCGGCATACAAGAAGGCCTAAAGGAAATGACAGCATTGGCTTATGAAACCTTGCGAGACGCTAAGCCTAACGACACCGATAACCTCTATAAGTTGGCGCTAACCTACAAGGATTTGGGCGAACTCGAGAAAGCGCGGATGACACTGGAGAGACTCGTTCAGATCGATCCAACGAATGGTGAAGCGCTGAGCTTATTGAAAAACGTTACGGCTAGCATCACTTCTAAGAGTGGTGGGTGGGAACAAGCACAAGACTATCGAAGTCTGATTAAAGACCAAGAACAAGCAGCCCTACTTGAACAGGCCTCAAAAGTCGTCAAAAGTGAAGAGGCGATTCTTGAACAAATCAACACGCTTTATGCGCGTCTCCAAGCAGAACCTAACAATATTCCTATAGCCAAGCAGATTGCGCAGCTCTGTCGTCAACGTGGAGACCTTACTACGGCATTGGAGTGGTATCGTTATGCGTATGAATTGTCTGGACGCGCAGATCCAGTGATTGAGAAAGCAATCAGTGATATAGAGCTTGAAATGATTGATGAGCAACTCAAGACTTTGAGCGGAGAACAGAGCGCCGAACGCGAAGCCTTACTTCAACGCAAAGCCCAACTACACCTGGAGCAGTGCCGCCAGCGCGTTGCAAAGTATCCGAATGATAACCAATTTCGATTTGAGCTTGGTGAGGCGCTTTATCGGGCAGGCCAATACCGTGAGGCTTTGCGAGAATTGCAGCTTGGGATGAGACAACCCTCCGTTCGTTTACGTGCGATGAATCTTATCGGGCAAGCTTACCACCATCTTGGAATGAATGATCTTGCTGTGAAGCAACTTCAAACTGCTGCCGATGAGATCCCGATCATGGACGACCTTAAAAAGGAGATACTCTACAATCTCGCCCAAGTGCTTTTTTCACTAGGCCAAAAAGATGCTGCTATTGAGCGGCTCAAGCTTATCTATGAAGTGGATATGTCGTATCGGGATGTTGCGGATCTTGTTGAAAAGTCTTATCAACAGTCGTAG
- a CDS encoding adenylyltransferase/cytidyltransferase family protein: protein MKRVVPLDEVGVYRAKLRAEGKKVVGTNGCFDILHYGHVCYLERARAYGDFLWVGINSDAAVRALKGDGRPINTAEDRAGVLGALRFVDAVTIFDHVRATVFLEALQPDVYVKGGDYTEESLDPEELKVLRGCGARIVIEPFVAGRSTTRIIERIANVR from the coding sequence GTGAAACGAGTTGTTCCGTTGGATGAAGTGGGGGTGTATCGTGCGAAGTTGCGCGCGGAGGGTAAAAAGGTAGTGGGGACGAATGGGTGCTTTGATATACTGCATTATGGGCATGTGTGTTATTTGGAGAGGGCGCGGGCTTATGGAGATTTTCTTTGGGTGGGGATCAACAGCGATGCAGCGGTGCGGGCTCTAAAAGGGGATGGGCGGCCGATCAATACGGCGGAGGATCGAGCGGGAGTGTTGGGGGCGTTGCGTTTTGTGGATGCGGTGACGATTTTTGATCATGTGCGAGCGACTGTTTTTTTGGAGGCTTTGCAACCGGATGTTTACGTGAAAGGGGGCGACTACACTGAGGAGAGCCTGGATCCTGAGGAGCTGAAGGTGTTGCGAGGCTGTGGGGCGCGTATTGTGATTGAGCCGTTTGTTGCGGGGCGTTCTACGACGCGTATTATTGAGAGGATTGCGAACGTCAGATGA